One segment of Pseudoalteromonas rubra DNA contains the following:
- a CDS encoding DUF1579 domain-containing protein, giving the protein MLESNAPGAPGDFDFMVGQWSVQHRRLKDILNGGDEWIEFKGESSTLHTLGGFGNVEDNHLHFPEGSVRAKAIRSFNASTGLWSIWWLDGRNPGMLDTPVVGAFTDGIGRFYADEEYHGQAIKVCFIWDATNPEQPTWAQAFSKDGGEHWETNWEMTFTRIQ; this is encoded by the coding sequence ATGCTTGAAAGCAATGCACCTGGCGCACCTGGAGATTTCGATTTTATGGTTGGCCAGTGGTCAGTTCAGCACCGCCGTTTAAAAGACATACTGAATGGAGGAGATGAGTGGATTGAGTTTAAAGGGGAGTCATCAACACTCCACACACTCGGCGGATTTGGCAATGTAGAAGATAACCACCTGCATTTTCCAGAGGGATCTGTCAGAGCCAAGGCAATCCGTTCATTCAATGCAAGCACCGGCCTGTGGTCTATCTGGTGGCTGGATGGGCGTAATCCTGGCATGCTGGATACACCGGTGGTGGGCGCGTTCACCGATGGCATAGGGCGTTTTTATGCCGACGAGGAGTATCATGGTCAGGCCATCAAGGTATGCTTTATTTGGGATGCCACGAACCCGGAACAACCAACCTGGGCACAGGCATTTTCTAAAGATGGTGGTGAGCATTGGGAAACCAACTGGGAAATGACGTTTACCCGCATCCAGTAG
- the folE2 gene encoding GTP cyclohydrolase FolE2: protein MMQLPDIATHFEPDSQSPLKWVGMEKIALPMQVRCDQTSVNINTLMDVFVSLDTGAKGIHMSRLYLLANEALVGTELTFAQLDKVLKGIVASQQGLSQSAKLVLKFELPLNRPALKSNYSGYNAYPIELHCEHLEGKTHCKLISTITYSSTCPCSAALSRQLLSDTVEQQFADQDNIDKAQLLAWLKGPQGSVATPHSQRSFAYIEADLAGGHLPDLAHWLALFEETLATPVQTAVKREDEQAFAALNAKNLMFCEDAARRIKATLESITEVTEVTDYQFKVEHQESLHAHNAVVYDRKS, encoded by the coding sequence ATGATGCAACTCCCCGATATTGCGACCCATTTTGAGCCAGACAGCCAGAGCCCGCTGAAGTGGGTTGGGATGGAAAAAATCGCACTACCCATGCAGGTGCGCTGCGATCAGACCAGCGTCAACATTAACACTCTGATGGACGTTTTTGTCAGCCTGGACACTGGCGCAAAAGGCATTCATATGTCACGCCTTTACCTGCTTGCCAACGAGGCATTGGTAGGGACTGAACTCACGTTCGCACAGCTGGACAAAGTACTCAAAGGGATAGTCGCGTCTCAACAGGGTCTCAGTCAGTCTGCCAAGTTGGTGTTAAAGTTTGAGCTGCCACTGAACAGACCGGCTCTGAAAAGCAACTACAGCGGCTACAATGCCTATCCGATTGAGTTGCATTGTGAGCACCTTGAAGGCAAAACCCACTGCAAACTTATCAGCACCATTACCTACAGCAGCACCTGCCCTTGTTCAGCAGCTTTGTCTCGCCAATTACTGAGCGACACGGTCGAGCAGCAGTTTGCCGATCAGGACAACATAGACAAAGCGCAGTTACTGGCATGGCTCAAAGGGCCACAGGGGTCAGTCGCAACGCCACACAGCCAGCGCTCATTTGCCTACATTGAAGCCGATCTGGCTGGCGGTCACTTACCCGATCTGGCGCACTGGCTTGCGCTGTTTGAGGAAACGCTGGCAACGCCAGTTCAAACGGCGGTTAAGCGCGAAGATGAGCAGGCGTTTGCTGCACTGAATGCGAAAAACTTGATGTTTTGTGAAGACGCCGCACGGCGTATCAAAGCAACACTGGAGTCAATCACAGAAGTCACAGAAGTCACAGACTACCAGTTTAAAGTTGAGCACCAGGAAAGCCTGCATGCACACAATGCTGTGGTTTACGACCGTAAATCTTAA
- a CDS encoding dihydroorotase: MARLIKHATLVNEGKLYVSDLRIENQYIAEIGPDLSAKPNETVIDAQGMWLMPGMIDDQVHFREPGLTHKGSIASESAAAAAGGITSFMEMPNVSPSTTTRQALADKQAIAQRDSVANYAFYLGATPDNLDEIKAVDPRQVCGVKVFMGASTGDLLVEHPAALDAIFRECPTLIATHCEQGSVIQQNNARIEQQYGTPQIIHHPMIRDDEACYQSSSYAVALAKKYRTQLHVLHLTTAKELNLFSTAPLAEKHITAEACVHHLWFNQQDYPALGNLIKCNPAIKAESDRLALLKALHDGRIDIIATDHAPHTWQEKNVPYPQAPAGLPLVEHALLTLMEQVKRGAMTLEQVVEKTAHNVATRFAIDKRGFLREGYFADLVLVDPNHATHVQHEQTRYLCKWSPFHNTTFSHQIRATFVNGAMVFDGDKVNTEHNAAQALRFNR; this comes from the coding sequence ATGGCACGCTTAATTAAACACGCCACCTTAGTGAATGAAGGTAAGCTTTACGTTTCTGATCTCAGAATTGAAAACCAGTACATTGCCGAAATTGGCCCGGATTTATCGGCCAAGCCCAATGAAACAGTCATCGATGCCCAGGGCATGTGGCTGATGCCCGGCATGATAGATGATCAAGTACACTTCAGAGAGCCCGGCCTGACCCACAAAGGCTCAATAGCCAGTGAATCGGCCGCAGCCGCAGCCGGCGGGATCACCAGTTTTATGGAAATGCCCAATGTTTCCCCTTCCACCACCACCCGACAAGCACTGGCAGACAAACAAGCCATTGCACAACGAGATTCCGTTGCAAACTATGCATTTTACCTCGGCGCCACGCCTGATAATTTAGATGAGATCAAAGCCGTTGATCCACGCCAGGTATGTGGTGTAAAAGTATTTATGGGTGCATCTACTGGCGATTTACTGGTGGAGCACCCCGCAGCCCTGGACGCAATTTTCAGAGAATGCCCCACCCTTATCGCCACACACTGTGAACAAGGTTCGGTGATCCAGCAAAATAATGCACGCATTGAGCAGCAATATGGCACACCGCAAATCATCCACCACCCAATGATCCGTGATGATGAAGCCTGCTATCAGTCGTCTTCTTATGCCGTTGCGCTTGCAAAAAAATACCGTACCCAGCTACACGTCCTGCACTTAACCACGGCAAAAGAGCTGAACTTATTCAGCACGGCACCTTTGGCAGAAAAGCACATCACAGCCGAGGCCTGTGTTCATCATTTATGGTTTAACCAACAAGATTATCCGGCCCTGGGCAACCTCATCAAATGTAACCCGGCCATAAAAGCTGAATCGGACCGGCTCGCGTTGTTAAAGGCCCTGCATGACGGCCGCATTGATATCATTGCCACCGATCACGCCCCGCATACCTGGCAAGAGAAAAACGTGCCCTATCCGCAAGCACCGGCAGGTCTGCCACTGGTTGAACATGCCTTACTGACCCTCATGGAGCAGGTTAAACGTGGTGCAATGACGCTTGAGCAGGTGGTGGAGAAAACAGCACATAATGTTGCAACCCGCTTTGCCATTGATAAACGGGGTTTCCTCAGAGAAGGGTATTTTGCCGATCTGGTGCTGGTTGATCCAAATCACGCAACTCACGTACAACACGAACAAACCCGTTACCTGTGTAAGTGGAGTCCGTTTCATAACACCACTTTCTCACATCAGATCCGTGCGACCTTTGTTAATGGTGCAATGGTGTTTGATGGTGACAAGGTCAATACCGAGCACAATGCCGCGCAGGCGTTACGTTTTAACCGTTAA
- a CDS encoding M3 family metallopeptidase, with amino-acid sequence MKKLLALAVSSALLVTACTGGDRTSGLQKTAASATVTEGNPLLVASTLQYQSPDFNRIDDAHFMPAFEQGMAEQMAEVNAIISQTDSASFSNTIVALERSGELLKRTQDVFFNLSGTDSNAKRREIQSEMAPKLAGHYDNIYLNKALYKRVAEVYGQLNALNLSAEEKRLTEVYYKNFVRAGAKLTESQQKEIREINAALSSLTTQFSQHLLAMSKSNVVLVKDKAKLAGLTDAYIAQLAQAAEQAGHPGQYLIKITNTTRQPILAKLKDRQLREQVWRASAERGLAGENNNREIVAQLAQLRAKKAALLGYQSWAHYGLDAQMAKTPTAVYDMFASMVPALLKNVEAEAQAIKDKIRATGGDFELAAWDWLYYADLVRQDKFDLDESEVKAYFEFDRVLEDGLFFTMERLYGVTFKPRTDIPVYHPDVKAYEVFDADGTSLAIFMADYFAREGKRGGAWMSSFVKQSGLDQERPVVVNVMNIEKAPEGQPTLLSYSETTTMFHELGHGLHGMLSQVKYPTLSGTSVSRDFVEFPSTFEEDWAIHPEVIKNYAKHYQTGAAIPKALLEKVIASRSFNMGFDTLEYVAAALLDMEWHALAANAPLQDLVEFEQAALSKHGVNIDYVPPRYKSAYFAHSMGGGYSAGYYAYMWSEILAADAFAYVQSQGGLNRKIGTHYRKNILEVGNSRDLMESYKAFRGAEPTTEALLKRRGLNVAP; translated from the coding sequence ATGAAAAAGTTACTTGCACTGGCAGTGAGTTCTGCCTTACTTGTGACGGCCTGCACGGGCGGGGATCGTACGTCAGGCTTGCAAAAAACGGCGGCGTCTGCGACGGTAACTGAGGGCAATCCATTACTGGTAGCAAGCACCTTGCAATATCAATCACCCGACTTTAACCGCATTGATGACGCACACTTTATGCCGGCCTTTGAGCAAGGCATGGCTGAGCAAATGGCCGAAGTGAATGCCATCATTAGCCAGACAGACTCTGCCAGTTTTAGTAATACCATTGTTGCATTAGAGCGAAGTGGTGAGTTACTAAAGCGCACGCAGGACGTGTTTTTCAACTTATCAGGTACCGACTCAAACGCGAAGCGTCGTGAGATCCAGTCTGAAATGGCACCTAAGCTGGCGGGCCACTACGATAATATTTATCTGAACAAAGCACTTTATAAGCGAGTGGCAGAGGTGTACGGCCAGCTCAATGCGCTTAACCTGAGTGCAGAAGAAAAGCGCCTGACAGAAGTCTATTATAAAAATTTTGTCAGAGCAGGCGCCAAGCTGACTGAGTCGCAACAAAAAGAGATCCGTGAAATTAACGCGGCTTTGTCTTCACTGACGACGCAGTTCTCGCAGCACTTACTGGCCATGTCAAAGAGCAACGTGGTGTTGGTTAAAGACAAAGCAAAACTGGCTGGCCTGACAGACGCATATATCGCGCAGCTGGCACAAGCGGCTGAACAAGCCGGGCATCCGGGTCAGTACTTGATCAAAATTACCAATACCACGCGCCAGCCTATTTTGGCTAAGCTGAAAGACCGTCAGTTGCGTGAGCAAGTATGGCGTGCTTCTGCTGAACGCGGCTTAGCTGGTGAGAATAACAACCGTGAAATTGTTGCACAACTGGCACAGCTGAGAGCGAAAAAGGCTGCTTTATTGGGCTATCAGAGTTGGGCTCACTATGGTCTGGATGCACAAATGGCTAAAACACCAACTGCGGTTTACGACATGTTTGCCAGCATGGTCCCAGCTTTGCTGAAAAACGTTGAAGCGGAAGCGCAGGCCATCAAAGACAAAATTCGCGCCACGGGTGGCGACTTTGAACTGGCTGCCTGGGACTGGTTGTATTACGCCGATCTGGTGCGTCAGGATAAGTTCGACCTGGATGAATCTGAGGTGAAAGCTTATTTTGAGTTTGATCGGGTTCTGGAAGATGGCTTGTTCTTCACTATGGAGCGCCTGTATGGCGTGACCTTTAAGCCACGCACCGATATTCCGGTCTATCACCCGGATGTGAAAGCCTATGAAGTGTTTGACGCGGACGGTACCAGCCTGGCTATCTTTATGGCCGACTACTTTGCCCGTGAAGGTAAACGCGGTGGCGCCTGGATGAGTTCGTTTGTGAAGCAATCAGGCCTTGACCAGGAGCGCCCGGTGGTGGTGAATGTGATGAACATTGAAAAAGCCCCCGAAGGTCAGCCGACCCTGCTGAGCTATTCTGAAACCACCACTATGTTCCATGAGCTGGGTCACGGCCTACACGGTATGTTGTCTCAGGTTAAATATCCGACGCTGTCGGGGACGTCTGTGTCGCGTGATTTTGTTGAGTTCCCGTCAACTTTTGAAGAAGACTGGGCTATCCACCCGGAAGTCATTAAGAACTACGCTAAGCATTATCAAACTGGAGCAGCCATTCCGAAGGCATTGCTAGAAAAGGTTATTGCCAGCCGCAGTTTCAATATGGGTTTTGACACGCTGGAATATGTGGCGGCTGCGTTGCTGGATATGGAGTGGCATGCACTGGCAGCTAATGCGCCGTTGCAGGATCTGGTTGAATTCGAGCAAGCTGCATTGAGCAAGCATGGCGTGAACATCGACTATGTACCACCCAGATACAAATCGGCTTATTTTGCGCACTCAATGGGTGGCGGCTATTCAGCGGGTTACTATGCCTACATGTGGAGTGAGATCCTCGCGGCGGATGCCTTTGCTTATGTACAGTCTCAGGGCGGGCTAAACCGTAAGATTGGTACGCACTATCGCAAGAACATTCTCGAAGTGGGTAACTCTCGTGACCTGATGGAGTCTTATAAAGCGTTCCGTGGTGCAGAGCCAACCACCGAAGCGCTGCTTAAGCGTCGCGGACTCAATGTCGCACCATAA
- a CDS encoding DUF1826 domain-containing protein, whose translation MTRALATNDNSMIPANRYAAISPEPNVLTDIYREDINLSVWQCTLTQALNSEVTNLLSSTSELQLSIAATPEQTIGELHAASALLVDKPALTEHLAMLVDMFCTLFELKRAGLRLTILNKAMCPKFHVDHIPCRLVSTLGGVASQWLPHDTVDRSKLGAGSKGKKDQESGIYASESDIQQLNTGDVALLKGSGWLGNEEGALVHRSPAPAAGEARLLLTLDFID comes from the coding sequence ATGACCCGTGCTTTAGCCACCAATGACAATTCAATGATCCCTGCCAATCGGTATGCTGCCATATCCCCTGAGCCGAACGTTCTGACGGATATCTATCGCGAAGATATTAACCTGAGTGTCTGGCAATGCACGCTGACTCAGGCGCTTAATTCAGAAGTGACGAATTTACTCAGCAGTACCAGCGAGTTGCAGCTGTCGATTGCGGCGACTCCCGAGCAAACGATAGGCGAATTGCACGCCGCCTCGGCGTTGCTTGTTGATAAGCCCGCGCTGACTGAGCACCTGGCGATGCTGGTGGATATGTTTTGTACTCTGTTTGAGTTAAAGCGCGCCGGACTCAGGCTCACGATACTCAATAAAGCCATGTGTCCTAAGTTCCATGTCGATCACATACCTTGTAGGCTGGTGAGTACGCTGGGCGGTGTGGCCTCTCAGTGGTTGCCTCACGATACAGTCGATCGCAGCAAGCTTGGTGCCGGTAGCAAAGGTAAAAAGGACCAGGAATCCGGAATCTACGCATCTGAATCCGACATTCAGCAACTTAATACAGGTGATGTTGCGCTATTGAAAGGATCTGGCTGGCTTGGCAATGAAGAGGGCGCCCTGGTGCACCGTTCACCTGCCCCCGCAGCGGGAGAAGCGCGCTTGTTGCTCACGCTGGATTTTATTGACTGA
- a CDS encoding GTP-binding protein, which produces MEPILVLVGFLGAGKTTLLKRLLLEVQQADWDPYVILNDYEHAELDARQLAEQLSEGALKPLDGSCICCSGITALRDSINRIPQRKRGITLIEANGTSDACRLMGFLGVGLDERFKPPVQIAVVDAKNWQCRGEHNALEANQVQVSSLIVLTHTTGLSEARIQTVKDELHQVNPNATIQGVSELALWQLPELSPVSGNVDAFEHQKSHWASCSVALPALPDETCIEALCARIPESILRVKGCTRIGTSSDYTYFERCPDGAVSIRPFKGELVTGSKLLVVGPGSDPGKLNELVTQVLAAH; this is translated from the coding sequence ATGGAACCAATCCTTGTACTGGTTGGCTTTTTGGGTGCGGGTAAAACCACGCTGTTAAAACGTCTGCTGCTTGAGGTTCAGCAAGCTGACTGGGACCCTTATGTGATCCTGAATGATTATGAACATGCCGAGCTGGATGCCAGACAACTGGCCGAACAGCTCAGCGAAGGGGCGTTAAAACCGCTCGACGGCAGCTGTATTTGTTGCAGCGGCATCACGGCGCTGCGCGACAGCATTAATCGTATTCCACAGCGCAAGCGAGGGATCACCTTGATTGAAGCGAATGGCACATCCGATGCCTGTCGTTTAATGGGGTTTCTTGGTGTGGGGCTGGACGAACGCTTCAAGCCCCCGGTACAGATCGCGGTGGTCGATGCCAAAAACTGGCAGTGCCGAGGTGAGCACAATGCGCTGGAGGCAAACCAGGTGCAGGTCTCTTCGCTCATTGTGCTCACACATACCACCGGCTTATCTGAAGCACGTATACAGACGGTTAAGGATGAACTTCACCAGGTGAACCCAAACGCGACAATTCAGGGTGTCAGTGAGCTTGCACTTTGGCAGCTGCCGGAGTTGTCACCTGTGTCGGGTAATGTCGATGCATTTGAGCATCAAAAATCACACTGGGCGTCCTGCTCTGTGGCGTTACCTGCTTTACCTGATGAAACCTGTATTGAGGCTTTGTGTGCGCGAATACCCGAGAGCATTTTGCGCGTGAAAGGCTGCACTCGAATTGGCACAAGTTCTGATTATACTTACTTTGAGCGATGTCCGGATGGGGCTGTGTCGATACGGCCATTCAAGGGCGAGCTGGTTACGGGGAGTAAATTGCTGGTCGTTGGACCGGGGAGTGACCCAGGCAAATTGAATGAGCTTGTCACACAGGTTTTGGCCGCACATTGA
- a CDS encoding MerC domain-containing protein: protein MRNLSERLDKYAIGLSAMCVVHCLFVPLLVALLPAFGATFFSDEAFHRWLLVGVLVTSSSALFLGCKKHNQWRILGYGTAGIGVLFFAAFFAHDLMAEEGEKLLTILGSVLLVISHYKNFNLCQTGRCH, encoded by the coding sequence ATGAGAAACCTGTCTGAAAGGTTAGACAAATACGCCATCGGCTTGTCTGCGATGTGCGTCGTTCATTGCTTGTTTGTGCCCCTGCTGGTTGCCCTGCTGCCGGCGTTCGGTGCGACCTTCTTTTCAGATGAGGCATTTCATCGCTGGTTACTCGTTGGTGTGCTGGTGACCAGCAGCAGCGCGTTATTTCTGGGGTGTAAAAAGCACAACCAGTGGCGTATTTTGGGCTACGGCACCGCAGGCATCGGCGTGTTATTCTTCGCCGCATTTTTTGCCCATGACTTAATGGCAGAGGAAGGGGAGAAATTGCTGACCATTTTGGGCAGCGTGTTGCTGGTGATCAGCCACTATAAAAACTTTAATTTGTGTCAGACCGGGCGTTGCCACTAA
- a CDS encoding calcium-binding protein: MNTKLNALCLAVALGASGQAVAACSGLAGGASAYLDGETLKVKGSRHSEQFTLSKSGDTLTVTRKVGNSSSCETFFMSQISALEAHLGNGADSFDASNIAVSQTLYGQYGNDTLISGNQNDRLYGGRGNDTLKGNSGNDQLFGEDGNDTLHGGWGNDQLKGGNHHDKLFGDYNDDTLWGDDGGDLLMGGQGTDVLYGGNDNDYLGGGCRLANANNGYIYEQSNCNSNRDGNDKLYGGAGHDVLSGDKGNDTLYGQDGNDYLTGNGGREDRLHGGNGNDALYENGDGNPNSLRWHKAWGNNGDDILFTNGENSNQEGGKDNDVIITSSSGYEAKIHGGKSADFIWSADSAPQGTCGKGNDKGMVFLNSCEGTTWVKDYQGLLSKVDKKSNFSNPYYKAANAVVEMPGEYSGYNNGWRSVGVRPTPLYDIVSSAVFARWLSDQSTLPYSYYEWRVDYNVSGSAIYGTYFNCMENNVAYMCRHVLQQVETCYNSSGDSISCS, from the coding sequence ATGAACACCAAGTTAAATGCGCTCTGTCTGGCGGTTGCGCTGGGTGCCTCGGGGCAGGCAGTGGCAGCCTGTAGCGGGCTGGCGGGCGGCGCTTCGGCTTACCTGGACGGCGAGACACTGAAAGTTAAGGGCTCACGCCACAGCGAACAGTTCACCCTCAGTAAATCAGGCGATACCCTGACCGTAACCCGTAAAGTGGGTAACAGTAGCAGCTGTGAGACCTTCTTTATGAGCCAGATCAGTGCGCTTGAAGCACACCTGGGTAACGGTGCTGATTCGTTCGATGCCAGCAATATTGCGGTATCACAAACTCTATACGGACAATATGGTAATGACACCCTGATCTCTGGTAATCAGAACGATCGGCTGTACGGTGGCCGGGGTAACGATACCTTAAAAGGCAACAGTGGTAACGACCAGCTGTTTGGTGAAGATGGCAACGACACGCTGCACGGCGGCTGGGGGAATGATCAGCTCAAAGGCGGCAACCACCATGACAAACTGTTTGGTGACTACAATGACGACACCTTATGGGGTGATGATGGCGGCGACTTGCTGATGGGTGGTCAGGGGACCGATGTACTTTACGGAGGCAATGACAACGACTACCTGGGCGGTGGCTGTCGTCTGGCCAATGCTAACAATGGCTATATTTATGAGCAGAGTAACTGTAACAGCAATCGCGATGGCAACGATAAACTCTACGGCGGCGCAGGCCACGATGTGCTCAGTGGCGATAAAGGTAACGACACCCTCTATGGTCAAGATGGCAACGACTACCTGACTGGTAATGGCGGCCGGGAAGACCGCCTTCATGGTGGCAATGGTAATGATGCCTTATATGAAAATGGCGATGGTAATCCAAACAGCCTGCGCTGGCACAAAGCCTGGGGTAACAATGGCGATGACATCCTCTTTACCAATGGCGAAAACTCCAACCAGGAAGGCGGTAAAGACAATGATGTGATCATCACTTCTTCGAGTGGCTATGAAGCAAAAATTCATGGCGGTAAAAGTGCTGACTTCATCTGGAGCGCGGATTCGGCTCCTCAGGGTACCTGTGGTAAAGGCAATGATAAGGGCATGGTATTTCTGAACAGCTGTGAAGGTACCACCTGGGTTAAAGACTATCAGGGTCTGTTGTCTAAGGTAGATAAGAAAAGTAACTTTAGTAACCCATATTATAAGGCAGCCAACGCTGTGGTTGAAATGCCTGGTGAGTACTCTGGCTACAACAATGGCTGGCGCAGTGTAGGGGTACGCCCGACTCCGCTATACGACATTGTATCGAGCGCCGTATTTGCGCGCTGGCTGAGCGACCAATCCACTCTGCCATACTCCTACTATGAGTGGCGAGTTGATTACAATGTTAGCGGTTCAGCCATTTACGGTACTTATTTTAACTGTATGGAAAACAACGTAGCGTACATGTGCAGACATGTGCTCCAGCAAGTTGAGACCTGTTATAACAGCAGTGGTGACTCCATTAGCTGTAGTTAA
- a CDS encoding FG-GAP repeat protein: MKLQSTMKYSLCAMLTALAGHSFAAPDRLLANDGKAEDYFGYGAAIDGNTVVVGAHKADINGINDGGVGYVYVLGEKGWQQQAKLVAKPLSADDTLGGKVVLKNDIAMLGGMRRDDKGKDAGAVVAFARKADTWTQTEIFTAPDAKPGDAFGQSVAFTDKLLVIGAPRNDAKANDAGAAYIYTRSGDTWRYQSKIMASDGAAGDLFGIDVAVDGNTIVVGADLHDKTAENAGAVYIYVQDGEQWHQQAKLMASDGGDTDIFGVRVAISGDTALISARRDDVEGLGVDAGSAYIFERKGTRWTEAQKLTSPDGAADDRFGRGVALSGDTAIISAMNHDAQGKDTGALYVYKKRADGWHYSSKVVANNAQPGDQLGWNVGLSDGKAVIATPHHDANGKESGAVYVQDLNQYSTFHIENRISVAEKGKVKSSQ; the protein is encoded by the coding sequence GTGAAATTACAATCAACCATGAAGTATAGCCTGTGCGCTATGCTGACAGCATTGGCTGGTCATAGCTTTGCGGCGCCAGACAGGTTACTTGCCAATGATGGCAAGGCGGAAGACTATTTTGGCTATGGTGCAGCGATTGACGGCAACACGGTTGTGGTGGGCGCGCACAAAGCGGATATCAATGGGATTAATGATGGCGGCGTGGGCTATGTCTACGTATTAGGGGAGAAGGGCTGGCAGCAACAAGCTAAGCTGGTTGCAAAGCCACTGTCTGCTGACGACACTCTGGGTGGTAAGGTGGTCTTAAAGAACGACATTGCCATGCTCGGCGGTATGAGACGAGATGACAAAGGCAAAGACGCCGGTGCGGTGGTGGCCTTTGCGCGTAAAGCGGACACATGGACACAAACTGAGATTTTTACCGCGCCAGATGCCAAACCGGGCGATGCTTTTGGTCAGAGTGTGGCATTTACCGACAAATTGCTGGTGATCGGCGCCCCACGTAATGATGCAAAGGCGAATGATGCCGGTGCTGCGTATATTTATACCCGCTCTGGTGATACCTGGCGCTATCAGAGCAAAATCATGGCCAGTGATGGCGCGGCAGGCGATCTGTTTGGCATCGACGTCGCGGTTGATGGTAATACAATAGTCGTTGGCGCTGACTTGCATGACAAAACGGCAGAAAACGCCGGAGCCGTATACATTTACGTGCAAGACGGGGAGCAATGGCATCAGCAGGCCAAGTTGATGGCGTCCGATGGCGGTGATACCGATATCTTTGGCGTCAGGGTCGCAATTTCAGGAGATACGGCACTCATCTCGGCACGACGCGATGACGTAGAGGGTCTGGGCGTGGATGCCGGCTCTGCCTATATTTTTGAGCGCAAAGGCACACGCTGGACCGAGGCGCAAAAACTCACTTCTCCTGATGGCGCAGCCGATGATCGCTTTGGCCGCGGCGTGGCACTCAGTGGTGATACGGCGATTATCAGCGCGATGAACCATGACGCACAAGGCAAAGACACCGGCGCATTATATGTCTACAAAAAGCGCGCCGATGGCTGGCACTATTCATCCAAAGTGGTTGCTAACAATGCGCAGCCAGGCGATCAACTCGGCTGGAATGTCGGCCTTTCCGACGGTAAGGCAGTGATCGCGACCCCACACCATGACGCCAATGGTAAAGAGTCCGGTGCGGTCTACGTTCAGGATCTGAATCAGTACAGCACATTTCATATTGAAAACCGTATTTCTGTTGCGGAGAAAGGAAAAGTGAAGTCTTCGCAGTAA